The following are encoded together in the Phaseolus vulgaris cultivar G19833 chromosome 9, P. vulgaris v2.0, whole genome shotgun sequence genome:
- the LOC137821626 gene encoding uncharacterized protein, whose protein sequence is MEGVVSPEEPSQRSPLDSSSKQDTTNEVLKDSTDAEITKIRLMRAFVEARDPSSKEVDDLMIRRFLRARNLDVEKGSAMFLKYLNWKRSMIPNGYISPSEIAEDIAQEKLFVQGLDKKGRPIIVAFAAKHFQNKNGADGFKRYVAFALEKLCSRMPPGQEKFLSIADIEGWGYANTDLRGYLNALSILQDCYPERLGKMFIVHAPYLFMKIWKMIYPFIDDNTKKKIVFVENKKLKSTLLEEIEESQLPDIYGGQMPLVPIQDS, encoded by the exons ATGGAGGGTGTTGTGAGCCCTGAAGAACCATCACAGAGGTCACCGTTGGATTCCAGTTCCAAACAAGACACAACCAATGAAGTATTGAAAGACAGCACTGATGCCGAAATCACCAAGATTCGTCTCATGAGGGCCTTTGTTGAAGCCCGAGATCCCTCTTCCAAG GAAGTGGATGATTTGATGATTAGAAGATTCTTGCGGGCTCGTAATTTAGATGTGGAGAAGGGTTCGGCGATGTTCCTGAAGTACTTGAATTGGAAACGTTCGATGATTCCAAATGGTTATATATCACCATCAGAGATTGCCGAAGATATTGCACAGGAGAAGCTGTTTGTGCAAGGGCTCGACAAGAAGGGTCGACCTATAATTGTTGCCTTTGCAGCAAAacattttcaaaacaaaaatggtGCCGATGGATTTAAAC GTTATGTAGCCTTTGCTCTTGAGAAGCTATGTTCAAG GATGCCACCGGGCCAAGAAAAGTTTCTTAGCATTGCAGACATTGAAGGATGGGGATATGCAAACACTGACCTTCGTGGATACCTTAATGCTCTATCCATTTTGCAG GATTGCTACCCTGAAAGATTGGGAAAGATGTTTATTGTACACGCACCTtatttgtttatgaaaatttggaAAATGATTTACCCTTTCATTGATGACAACACCAAGAAAAAG ATAGTATTTGTGGAGAACAAAAAGCTGAAATCAACATTGctagaagagatagaagagaGTCAACTCCCAGATATATACGGAGGCCAAATGCCGTTAGTGCCTATCCAGGATAGCTGA